The sequence GTGCGAGATGTTTCCCAATTGGCAAACAAGAGCGCTTTGGCGTCCGATCTCCACATCGGCGTTAGGCGTCTCGCGGCTTTTGATGCAATCGAAAAAGTTTCTGATGTGCGATCCGCCGGAGGCTTTATCGCTCGCGATCTCCTTTCCGTCTTTGCCGATGGCTCTCCAATTGTCGCTGTCGACGAAGAGCGTCGCCTCCGTTCCATAAAAAGCCACTCCGGCGGCGATGCCTTCCATCGGCGCATGATTTTGGAAACTATGCAATTCCCAAACCAGCATTACGTCTTCGAAATCGTAGGTCAGGACTTGCGTATCCGGCACTTCTTTGGCGTCGTCCAGCCAGTAGATTCCTCCTTGGCCGGAAACGCGGCGGGGAAAGCTTTTCTTCAAACCTTTCGTTTTTTGCAGGTACCATAAACAGATGTCCAGCATGTGGACGCCCTGATTTCCTTCTTCGCTGTTGCCGTAATCCCAAAAGAAACGCCATGTGTAATGAAAACGGTTTTTATTGAATGAACGTTGAGGCGCCGGTCCCAGCCAGCGGTCGTAATCCACGCCTTCGGGGACGGACGAGTCTTCCGGATTGCCGATGCTCCCGCGCACCTGGTTCATCCAGGCTTTCAAGAGGCAGATGTCGCCCAGTTTGCCTGACGCGGCGAATTCCACCGCCGATTTGTAATGGTTCATGCTGCGGCGTTGGGTGCCAGTTTGGAAGATGCGGTTGAACTTACGCGCTGCGTTACGCATCAAGAGGCCTTCGTGAATCGTCTGGCTGAGGGGTTTTTCGCAATAGACGTCCTTGCCCGCCTGGCAGGCGAGAATCGCCATGATGGCGTGCCAATGATCCGGCGTTACGATCATGACGGCGTCGATCTCCTTATCCTCCAAAACCTCTTTGAAATCCTTGCATTTCGCCGGAGCCGCTCCTTGCGCTTTTTCGATCAACGCTCCCGTTTCGTTAAGTACGGCGTCGTCGATGTCGCAGAACGTCTTGACGAATGCGCCCAGAGCAATCGCTTCTCTGACGTCGTGCTTGCCTTGATTGTGTCCACCGATTAACGCCAGATTGATTCTCTCGTTGGCGCCTAACGCCCGCGGATTCCAATTAATGAAACTGCCCGCAGTTAACGCGGCGGCGCTGGATTTTTTTAGAAAGGATCGACGATTTTCCGATGGCATAGTGGCTTCTCCTTGCAGTAAATTGGATGGCAACGCATTTTGGGGATAGTTTCCGCTGCATTGTCTACTCTTTTTCTATGATTAAGCATACCATAGATGAATCGCGAAAAAAAAGATATCTTTCAAAAGGAAAAAATCCATGTTTTGGAAAAATGGAATCGGGTGGATTCTTATCGTTGCATTTTTGTTTTCGGCTGGCGTTGCAGGGGCGGATAACGAATCGATCTCCCGGCAAGCGGTTTTTCTCTCCGGCCAAGAAGGCTATTTCGCGTTTCGCATCCCCGCCGTTATTGCGGCGAAGCAAGAAACGCTTTTGGCTTTTTGCGAAGGACGCAAAAAAAGTCTTAACGATTCCGGCGATATCGATTTGACGTTGAAGCGCAGCCTGGATGGAGGAAAAAGTTGGGGGCCGATGCAAGTCCTCGTCCACCGCGAGGGGTATACCTGCGGCAATCCCAGCCCGGTAGTGGATCGCGATTCCGGCACGATATGGCTGGTTTTCACAACCAATCGCGGCGACATCAGCGAAAGCCAAATCCATCGGGGAACGGGTTCGCGCGACGTTTGGGTCATGAAGAGCGAGGACGGCGGTTCAATCTGGAGCCAGCCCGTCGAGATAACCCAATGCGTAAAACGCCCGGAATGGCGCTGGTACGCCACCGGCCCCTGTCATGGCATTCAACTGAAGAGCGGGCGATTCGTAATCCCCTGCGATTTTTCTTTGAATGAAAACGCCTCTTCTTGGGGATCGCACGTCATATACAGCGACGACCGGGGCCAAACGTGGAAACTGGGAGGCGCCATCGATAGCGGCTTCGTCAACGAATGCGCGGCGCTCGAATTGGCCGATGGATCGCTCTATTTGAACATGCGCTCCTATAAGAATCGGCATCGCCGAGCCGTCGCCGTCAGCAAAGACGAAGGGATGACCTGGGGCGAGGCGAAAGACGATCCCGCCCTGATCGAACCAGTATGCCAAGCCTCCGTCATCCGTTATTCCTTGAAAGACGGTTCGGATAAAAACCGCATCCTCTTCTCCAATCCCGCCAGCGAGAAAAGAGAGAAGATGACTATCCGCCTCAGTTGCGACGATGGCCAAACCTGGGCGTTTTCCAAAGAAATTCACGCCGGACCCTCCGCCTATTCCGATCTCGTTGTCCTTCCTGATGGGACAATCGGCTGCCTTTACGAATGCGGAGA comes from Candidatus Omnitrophota bacterium and encodes:
- a CDS encoding sialidase family protein; the encoded protein is MFWKNGIGWILIVAFLFSAGVAGADNESISRQAVFLSGQEGYFAFRIPAVIAAKQETLLAFCEGRKKSLNDSGDIDLTLKRSLDGGKSWGPMQVLVHREGYTCGNPSPVVDRDSGTIWLVFTTNRGDISESQIHRGTGSRDVWVMKSEDGGSIWSQPVEITQCVKRPEWRWYATGPCHGIQLKSGRFVIPCDFSLNENASSWGSHVIYSDDRGQTWKLGGAIDSGFVNECAALELADGSLYLNMRSYKNRHRRAVAVSKDEGMTWGEAKDDPALIEPVCQASVIRYSLKDGSDKNRILFSNPASEKREKMTIRLSCDDGQTWAFSKEIHAGPSAYSDLVVLPDGTIGCLYECGEKSPYETITFARFSLKWLTDGKDSLAK
- a CDS encoding Gfo/Idh/MocA family oxidoreductase, giving the protein MPSENRRSFLKKSSAAALTAGSFINWNPRALGANERINLALIGGHNQGKHDVREAIALGAFVKTFCDIDDAVLNETGALIEKAQGAAPAKCKDFKEVLEDKEIDAVMIVTPDHWHAIMAILACQAGKDVYCEKPLSQTIHEGLLMRNAARKFNRIFQTGTQRRSMNHYKSAVEFAASGKLGDICLLKAWMNQVRGSIGNPEDSSVPEGVDYDRWLGPAPQRSFNKNRFHYTWRFFWDYGNSEEGNQGVHMLDICLWYLQKTKGLKKSFPRRVSGQGGIYWLDDAKEVPDTQVLTYDFEDVMLVWELHSFQNHAPMEGIAAGVAFYGTEATLFVDSDNWRAIGKDGKEIASDKASGGSHIRNFFDCIKSRETPNADVEIGRQSALVCQLGNISHRLGRELFFDGETSTFKNDKEANAMLTKEYREPYVLPNI